Proteins from a single region of Streptomyces vinaceus:
- a CDS encoding DinB family protein gives MTTTTGSHRTEPSTTATEREMLDGWLDYHRATLAWKCEGLGDEQLGRTPLPPSELSLLGLVRHMAEVERYWFREIMLGEDLPELYCTREDPDGDFHFGPGDTWAEAERTWQTEVELARQAAAGRSLDLLSDAESHHRGETFSLRWVYTHMIEEYARHNGHADLLREQIDGATGD, from the coding sequence ATGACCACCACCACCGGATCCCACCGCACCGAACCCTCCACCACCGCGACCGAGCGGGAGATGCTGGACGGCTGGCTCGACTACCACCGCGCCACACTCGCCTGGAAGTGCGAGGGCCTCGGCGACGAGCAGCTGGGCCGTACGCCGCTGCCCCCGTCCGAGCTGAGCCTGCTGGGCCTCGTACGGCACATGGCGGAGGTGGAGCGGTACTGGTTCCGGGAGATCATGCTGGGCGAGGACCTCCCCGAGCTGTACTGCACGCGGGAGGACCCGGACGGGGACTTCCACTTCGGCCCCGGCGACACGTGGGCCGAGGCCGAGCGGACCTGGCAGACCGAGGTCGAGCTGGCGCGGCAGGCCGCGGCCGGCCGGTCGCTGGACCTGCTGTCGGACGCCGAGAGCCACCACCGCGGCGAGACGTTCAGCCTGCGCTGGGTCTACACCCACATGATCGAGGAGTACGCGCGCCACAACGGGCACGCGGACCTGCTGCGCGAGCAGATCGACGGCGCGACGGGCGACTGA